One stretch of Rhodohalobacter mucosus DNA includes these proteins:
- the rfbC gene encoding dTDP-4-dehydrorhamnose 3,5-epimerase translates to MRFHETDLKGSYLIELDEINDERGFFARSFCTHEFLIQGITFNPVQANLSLNKRKHTLRGIHYQDPPHEEAKLVRCIRGSIFDVIIDLREDSPTSGQWVGVELTDKNRKSIYIPKGFAHGFLTLEPDSEVSYLMSDHHVPGKGLGIRWNDPFYNIQWPAEPAVISDKDRNWPLVS, encoded by the coding sequence GTGAGGTTTCACGAAACAGATCTGAAAGGTTCCTATCTCATCGAACTTGATGAAATTAATGATGAGCGTGGTTTTTTTGCCAGGTCGTTTTGTACTCATGAATTTTTGATACAAGGAATTACATTCAACCCGGTGCAGGCCAACCTATCTTTAAATAAGAGAAAGCATACACTCAGGGGAATACACTACCAGGATCCGCCCCATGAGGAGGCTAAACTGGTTCGGTGTATCCGGGGGTCCATTTTTGACGTCATCATCGACCTCAGGGAAGACTCCCCCACATCAGGTCAATGGGTTGGCGTTGAATTGACTGACAAAAACCGAAAAAGCATCTACATTCCCAAAGGGTTCGCACATGGTTTTCTGACGCTTGAACCCGACTCGGAGGTCAGCTACCTGATGTCGGACCATCACGTCCCCGGTAAAGGCCTCGGAATCCGTTGGAACGACCCTTTCTACAACATTCAATGGCCCGCCGAGCCTGCGGTGATATCTGATAAAGACCGGAACTGGCCGTTGGTTTCTTAA
- a CDS encoding NAD-dependent epimerase/dehydratase family protein, with protein sequence MNVLVTGTDGYIGSVMGPYLIENGFNVRGLDTGYYRAGWLFNNGEQLYPSYINKDLRSITAGDLEGFDAVVHLAELSNDPLGQLNKEITFNINHKGSVHIAKLCKEAGIKRFVYASSCSVYGAGNDSYKTEESETNPQTTYATCKVLVEEEVSRLADETFSPTFLRNSTAYGASPRMRFDIVLNNLAGLAWTRGIIEMISDGMPWRPLVHIRDISKAVKCVLEAPIESIHNEVFNVGDTVENYRVREIAEIVGAAFPGCKTTFGDSGGDNRSYRVSFDKINSLLPGFSCDYTAEAGAREMRELFERIDMDEKQFLANPYTRIKQLKFLLGTRQLTSDLFWVKK encoded by the coding sequence ATGAATGTACTTGTTACAGGAACGGACGGATATATTGGGTCAGTGATGGGGCCCTATTTAATAGAAAACGGCTTTAATGTAAGAGGGCTGGATACCGGGTATTACAGGGCGGGATGGCTGTTCAATAACGGGGAGCAGCTCTATCCGTCCTATATCAACAAAGACTTGAGGTCCATCACGGCCGGCGACCTTGAAGGGTTTGATGCGGTGGTTCATCTTGCGGAGCTTTCAAACGATCCTCTCGGGCAGCTAAATAAGGAGATTACTTTCAATATTAATCACAAGGGGAGCGTCCATATCGCTAAATTGTGCAAAGAGGCCGGGATCAAACGCTTTGTCTATGCTTCCTCCTGCAGCGTGTACGGAGCAGGAAATGATTCATACAAAACGGAAGAGTCGGAAACCAATCCGCAAACGACCTATGCAACCTGCAAAGTGCTGGTAGAAGAGGAGGTTTCCAGGCTGGCCGATGAGACGTTTTCGCCCACGTTTTTGCGAAATTCTACTGCGTACGGGGCCTCTCCCCGAATGCGGTTCGATATTGTACTGAACAACCTGGCAGGCCTGGCCTGGACCCGCGGAATTATCGAGATGATAAGTGACGGTATGCCCTGGCGGCCGCTGGTGCATATACGGGATATCAGCAAGGCCGTGAAATGCGTACTTGAAGCTCCGATTGAGTCGATTCATAACGAAGTGTTTAATGTAGGGGATACCGTTGAAAACTACAGAGTCAGGGAAATTGCAGAAATTGTTGGCGCTGCATTCCCAGGGTGTAAAACCACCTTCGGTGATAGTGGCGGCGACAACCGAAGCTACCGGGTTTCGTTCGATAAAATCAATTCTCTGCTGCCTGGCTTTTCTTGTGACTATACCGCGGAGGCCGGTGCGCGAGAGATGCGCGAACTGTTTGAGCGAATTGACATGGATGAAAAACAGTTCCTGGCAAATCCTTATACACGTATCAAACAGCTGAAATTCCTGCTGGGAACCCGGCAGCTGACTTCTGATTTATTCTGGGTAAAAAAGTGA
- a CDS encoding glycosyltransferase family 2 protein, with product MEKADRTVEEPFVSVLTPVYNGETYLRECIESVLAQSYSNWEYVLVNNQSTDRSLEIMEEYAERDSRIRIHNNEEFLPQMENFNHSFHQISPDSKYCKVVHADDMLFPDCISKMVALNEKYPTVGIVGAYRLDDRRVGLDGLPYPSHCISGEEICRSYFLDNTFYFGAPTSLLLRCDLIREREKVYVESHQGTDTGACIELLKNSDFGFVHQVLTFTRRHENSQTSTACQTDFTWIHAKLFNTLEYGPYYLNEVEYQKCLKADFHRFYSMLAANLFENRSVERFKRQLQVLDDLNLSFNTSTFLKYVLRGAILHLFKIMNVELRKTSGQNRPVFRGNRMKTAGQLKNPRSVIEKSYDPQLN from the coding sequence ATGGAGAAGGCAGACAGAACAGTTGAGGAACCCTTTGTTTCCGTGTTGACTCCCGTTTATAACGGAGAAACCTATCTGAGAGAGTGTATTGAAAGCGTGCTGGCACAAAGCTACTCGAACTGGGAGTACGTGCTGGTGAACAACCAAAGCACGGACCGCAGCCTGGAGATTATGGAAGAGTATGCGGAACGGGACAGCCGTATCAGAATACACAACAATGAGGAGTTCCTGCCCCAGATGGAAAATTTCAATCATTCTTTTCATCAGATATCGCCAGACAGCAAATACTGCAAAGTGGTGCATGCAGACGACATGCTCTTCCCGGACTGCATATCAAAGATGGTTGCCCTGAACGAGAAGTACCCGACTGTGGGAATCGTGGGGGCGTACCGGCTGGATGACCGGAGAGTGGGGCTGGACGGACTTCCATATCCAAGCCACTGCATTTCGGGAGAAGAGATCTGCAGAAGCTATTTTCTGGATAACACCTTCTATTTTGGTGCCCCCACCTCGCTGCTGCTGCGATGTGATTTGATCCGGGAGAGGGAAAAAGTGTATGTGGAATCACATCAGGGTACCGATACCGGTGCCTGTATTGAACTGCTGAAAAATTCAGACTTTGGTTTTGTACATCAGGTGCTCACATTTACGAGGCGTCACGAAAACAGCCAAACAAGCACAGCTTGTCAAACGGATTTCACCTGGATCCATGCAAAACTCTTTAACACGCTCGAGTACGGGCCCTATTACCTGAATGAGGTAGAGTATCAAAAGTGTCTGAAAGCTGACTTCCACAGATTTTACAGCATGTTGGCTGCCAATCTGTTTGAGAACCGGTCTGTTGAACGGTTTAAAAGGCAATTGCAGGTTCTGGATGATCTGAATTTATCATTCAACACTTCAACATTTCTGAAATATGTTTTGAGGGGGGCCATACTTCATCTTTTCAAAATAATGAATGTGGAATTGCGAAAAACCTCAGGCCAGAACCGGCCGGTTTTCAGGGGAAACCGGATGAAGACGGCAGGTCAGCTGAAGAACCCGCGATCGGTAATTGAGAAGAGTTACGATCCGCAGCTGAATTGA
- a CDS encoding DUF4910 domain-containing protein has protein sequence MSRNRDYGKSMHQLIGEMYPICRSITGNGVRETLEIIRSRIPLEVVEIPTGEKVFDWQVPKEWNINEAWIKDSAGRKIVDFADLNLHVMSYSIPVNKKVTLSELKKHLFSLPEQPGLVPHKTSYFSEHWGFCMTHNQLKALEEDTYHVYIDSSLKEGSLTYGELFIEGETREEVLISTHTCHPSLCNDNLSGISIAVHLAEQLLKQYQLRYSYRFLFIPATIGAITWLAKNEKVVDKIKYGLILSCLGDPGRSMTFKKSRSGEADIDRIVEKALSDTKGPYEIREFEPVGYDERQFCSPGFNLPVGLLMRTPYGEFPEYHTSADNPDFVRPESLADSLSKLEEILYIIEHNDSYLNQNPRCEPFLGKRGLYSLSGGKNKTNIDQEAVLWTLNYSDGEHSLLDISRKSGLSFRNIARAAEALMQIDLLKPAE, from the coding sequence ATGAGCAGAAACAGAGATTACGGGAAAAGCATGCATCAGCTGATCGGGGAGATGTATCCGATCTGCAGAAGCATTACCGGTAACGGCGTCAGAGAGACCCTGGAAATTATCAGGAGCCGCATTCCCCTTGAGGTGGTTGAAATTCCCACGGGAGAAAAGGTTTTTGACTGGCAGGTTCCGAAAGAGTGGAATATCAACGAGGCATGGATTAAAGACTCCGCAGGCCGGAAAATTGTGGACTTTGCAGATCTGAACCTGCATGTAATGAGCTACAGTATTCCGGTGAATAAGAAGGTAACGTTGAGTGAGTTGAAGAAGCATCTCTTCTCGCTGCCGGAACAGCCCGGCCTGGTACCCCACAAGACCTCCTATTTCAGTGAACATTGGGGATTCTGTATGACACATAACCAGCTGAAAGCCCTTGAGGAGGATACATATCACGTTTACATCGATTCCTCACTGAAAGAGGGAAGCCTTACCTATGGTGAGCTGTTCATTGAGGGAGAGACCCGGGAAGAGGTTCTCATCTCCACCCACACCTGCCATCCGTCGCTGTGCAACGATAACCTGTCAGGAATCAGTATTGCGGTTCATCTGGCGGAACAGCTGTTAAAGCAATATCAATTGAGATATTCCTATCGTTTTCTTTTTATTCCCGCAACGATTGGGGCCATCACCTGGCTGGCAAAAAATGAGAAGGTGGTTGACAAAATCAAATATGGTCTTATTTTATCCTGTTTGGGGGATCCGGGCCGCTCCATGACGTTCAAAAAGAGCAGGTCCGGAGAAGCTGACATCGACAGAATTGTGGAAAAAGCACTGTCGGATACGAAGGGGCCTTATGAAATTCGTGAATTTGAACCTGTGGGGTATGATGAAAGGCAGTTCTGTTCACCGGGATTTAATTTGCCTGTAGGATTGCTGATGCGCACTCCCTACGGAGAATTTCCCGAGTACCACACATCTGCCGATAATCCGGATTTTGTGAGACCCGAATCCCTTGCGGACTCTCTCTCAAAGCTGGAGGAGATTCTATACATCATTGAGCATAATGACTCGTACCTGAATCAAAATCCCAGGTGTGAGCCCTTTTTGGGAAAGAGAGGCCTTTATAGCCTGAGCGGAGGGAAAAATAAAACAAACATTGATCAGGAGGCTGTATTGTGGACCCTGAATTATTCAGATGGAGAACACTCTCTGCTGGATATTTCCCGGAAGTCCGGGTTGAGCTTCAGAAACATTGCACGTGCGGCCGAGGCACTGATGCAGATTGATTTGCTTAAACCGGCAGAGTAA
- a CDS encoding ABC transporter ATP-binding protein yields the protein MLKSFKKLLYILPKKDPVKLLILFFLMMIAAVLEVIGIGMIPAFVAIVASPERILELEWIQPVLSAFGISTARELLIGGSLALVAVFLLKSAYIISFNFFEARFIYRRRYTISRRMMKSYMRAPYTFHLQRNTSELLRNIINEVNVVINIVVTYILSMARELVMTVSILLFLFVVEPMITLLIIALAGVGIGSFVITIRKKMKRYGEEELNRREKMIKAVNQGLGGIKDARVLNREDEFIDKFSTEADKSTRLLALLRFIMQIPKPIIETTAVVGMLLISVILVWQGRPMELIIPILTLFAMATVRLMPSIQLLGSQYTNLQYNLVSVDPIYNDLKELEEYSQKLEMERKGHKRLELRERIEIQNVWYSYPESDEQSVQGVSLSIPKGASVAFVGASGAGKTTMVDLLLGLLEPGRGSIRVDGTDIREDVSSWQKNIGYIPQSIYLADETLRSNIAFGLPEKEIDDEKVMEAVKLAQLEEMVSRMPEGLDTIIGENGTRISGGQRQRVGIARALYHNPDVLVMDEATSALDNITEKYITEAIDALKGDRTIIMIAHRLTTVQNCDVIYFMENGRIEQAGSYRELIETNRHFREMALEG from the coding sequence TTGCTGAAATCATTCAAAAAGTTACTCTACATTCTTCCGAAGAAGGACCCGGTGAAGCTGCTGATCCTCTTCTTTCTGATGATGATCGCTGCAGTGCTTGAGGTAATCGGGATCGGCATGATTCCCGCGTTTGTAGCCATTGTGGCCAGTCCGGAGAGAATACTGGAACTGGAGTGGATACAGCCGGTATTAAGTGCATTCGGCATTTCAACCGCAAGAGAGCTGCTGATCGGCGGGTCGCTGGCCCTGGTGGCGGTTTTTCTCCTGAAAAGCGCTTACATCATCTCCTTCAACTTTTTTGAGGCGCGATTTATCTACCGCCGGCGGTATACGATCAGCCGCCGCATGATGAAATCCTATATGCGGGCTCCCTACACCTTCCACCTGCAGCGTAACACTTCCGAACTGCTCAGAAACATCATCAACGAGGTGAATGTGGTGATCAATATCGTGGTCACGTACATTTTAAGCATGGCCAGGGAATTGGTGATGACGGTTTCCATCCTGCTGTTCCTCTTTGTGGTTGAGCCGATGATCACACTGCTGATTATTGCGCTGGCCGGTGTGGGAATCGGCTCCTTTGTTATCACCATACGGAAAAAAATGAAGCGGTACGGGGAAGAGGAGCTGAACCGCCGCGAAAAGATGATCAAGGCGGTGAACCAGGGTCTGGGCGGCATCAAGGACGCAAGGGTGCTGAACCGGGAGGATGAGTTTATCGACAAGTTCAGTACCGAAGCCGATAAAAGCACCAGGCTATTGGCGCTCCTCCGGTTCATCATGCAGATCCCAAAGCCGATCATCGAGACAACCGCCGTTGTGGGGATGCTTCTGATATCGGTGATCCTGGTCTGGCAGGGGCGCCCCATGGAGCTGATTATTCCGATACTGACCCTCTTTGCGATGGCCACGGTACGGCTGATGCCCTCTATTCAGCTCTTAGGATCACAATACACCAATTTGCAGTACAATCTGGTCTCCGTTGATCCCATCTACAATGACCTGAAGGAGCTGGAGGAGTACAGCCAAAAACTGGAGATGGAGAGGAAGGGTCATAAGAGGCTGGAACTGCGCGAAAGGATTGAGATTCAGAACGTCTGGTACAGCTATCCGGAGAGCGATGAGCAGTCGGTACAGGGCGTTTCGCTTTCCATACCAAAGGGTGCTTCCGTCGCTTTTGTGGGTGCATCCGGAGCCGGCAAAACCACGATGGTGGATCTGCTGCTTGGCTTGCTTGAGCCGGGAAGAGGATCCATCCGGGTGGACGGTACGGACATCCGGGAAGATGTGTCATCCTGGCAAAAAAATATCGGCTACATCCCGCAGTCCATCTACCTGGCTGATGAGACACTGCGCAGCAATATCGCTTTCGGGTTGCCTGAAAAGGAGATTGACGACGAAAAAGTGATGGAAGCGGTGAAGCTGGCTCAGCTTGAAGAGATGGTGAGCCGAATGCCGGAGGGACTGGATACCATTATCGGTGAAAACGGGACCCGGATCTCGGGCGGACAGCGGCAGCGGGTGGGCATTGCCCGCGCACTCTACCACAATCCGGATGTGCTGGTAATGGACGAAGCGACTTCGGCGCTGGATAACATCACGGAAAAATATATTACGGAAGCAATAGATGCCCTGAAGGGGGATCGGACCATCATTATGATTGCCCACCGCCTCACCACCGTACAGAACTGCGACGTGATCTACTTTATGGAGAACGGCAGGATCGAGCAGGCCGGATCGTACAGGGAGCTGATAGAAACCAACCGCCACTTCAGGGAGATGGCCCTGGAAGGTTAG
- a CDS encoding glycosyltransferase family 25 protein has product MSSKEAIFKLINRSFDQVFLISLKKSNDRREKLKDILNGLDYEIFWGVNGSELDLNELELSGKLDNSGRYQQNRPPLSSGEVGCALSHLGIYQTILERGLKNALILEDDLVVDQSNPGLPGTLEQSFSELPPDWDLLYLGYADNNNAISPGGLLRAWAIYPLLYLFNRERFNPAKFRRRFPRNYSQNLQRAGYHYRTHAYGVSNNGAKKILGFQTPVAYASDNAISEMCTTKAINAFRVKNRVFYQNRDLETTIKGRYIDKGKSPHRH; this is encoded by the coding sequence ATGTCATCAAAAGAAGCGATTTTCAAACTGATTAACCGGTCTTTTGATCAGGTATTTCTGATCTCGCTCAAAAAAAGCAATGACCGCAGGGAGAAACTTAAAGACATTTTAAACGGCCTTGATTATGAAATTTTCTGGGGGGTAAACGGGTCTGAACTGGATCTGAATGAGCTGGAGCTCTCGGGTAAACTTGACAACAGTGGGCGATATCAACAAAACAGACCGCCCCTCTCGAGCGGTGAGGTTGGGTGTGCACTGTCTCATCTGGGCATTTATCAAACCATCCTCGAACGCGGCCTGAAAAACGCACTGATTCTGGAAGACGACCTGGTCGTTGATCAATCCAACCCCGGGCTGCCAGGCACACTGGAGCAATCGTTTTCAGAGCTGCCCCCCGACTGGGATCTGCTCTACCTGGGATATGCCGATAATAACAACGCAATCAGTCCAGGCGGCCTGCTTAGAGCCTGGGCAATCTATCCGCTGCTCTATCTCTTCAACAGAGAACGGTTCAATCCCGCAAAGTTCAGACGGCGCTTCCCCAGAAATTACTCCCAAAACCTGCAGCGCGCAGGATATCACTACCGGACCCATGCATATGGTGTCTCAAACAACGGTGCCAAAAAAATTCTGGGTTTTCAGACCCCTGTAGCCTACGCATCAGACAATGCCATCTCGGAAATGTGTACCACAAAGGCCATCAATGCTTTTCGGGTAAAGAACAGGGTATTCTATCAAAACAGGGATCTGGAAACCACCATCAAGGGGCGGTACATTGATAAGGGCAAATCGCCTCATCGTCACTAA
- a CDS encoding glycosyltransferase family 2 protein codes for MRLKEPIAVRTQQWPDETEPLVSIACLTYNHEQFIRDAIEGFLNQETTFRVEILIHDDASSDQTPQKLYEYESEFPNLISVIYQEENQYSLGNHPEILNLDRVRGTYIALCEGDDYWTDPLKLQKQVRFLEAHPDYSACFGGFINYMVPDNRFGKETILSLNGNEGGFTFTLEEMKQAWMTKLMTAVFRTDVYRSFDLTTYRYYRDIHLFYHLIKDHKAYYFRENFGVYRIHPEGINSMQQGEVNSRAAYNCYRELHEQNHDEFTRLMRLKSTLGFFNYSLYNDVKGMSMKDKMLLYFEAVPLVRNFTELGWLVTAFVERRMKEVIKSGFR; via the coding sequence ATGAGATTAAAGGAACCCATAGCCGTGAGAACCCAGCAGTGGCCGGATGAAACAGAGCCGCTGGTGAGCATTGCCTGCCTTACCTATAATCATGAGCAATTTATTCGTGATGCCATTGAAGGGTTTCTGAACCAGGAAACTACGTTCAGGGTTGAAATACTGATTCACGACGACGCCTCATCCGATCAAACACCACAGAAGCTGTACGAGTATGAATCAGAGTTCCCCAACCTGATCTCGGTGATTTATCAGGAAGAAAATCAATATTCGCTAGGGAATCATCCCGAAATACTGAACCTGGATAGAGTCCGGGGAACATACATCGCACTTTGTGAAGGTGACGATTACTGGACCGATCCGCTGAAACTGCAAAAGCAGGTGAGGTTTCTGGAAGCCCATCCTGACTATTCTGCATGTTTTGGCGGGTTTATCAATTATATGGTACCGGATAACAGATTCGGTAAAGAAACGATTTTATCTCTGAACGGAAACGAAGGAGGGTTTACATTCACCCTGGAGGAGATGAAGCAGGCCTGGATGACCAAATTGATGACCGCAGTGTTCCGAACAGATGTGTATCGCAGTTTTGATCTAACCACATACAGGTACTACAGGGATATACACCTTTTCTACCATCTGATCAAAGACCACAAGGCCTACTACTTCAGGGAAAATTTCGGCGTGTACCGAATCCACCCGGAGGGAATCAACAGCATGCAGCAGGGCGAGGTAAACAGCCGTGCCGCCTATAACTGCTACAGAGAGCTCCATGAGCAGAACCATGACGAATTTACGCGTCTGATGCGTTTAAAAAGCACCCTCGGGTTTTTTAACTACAGCCTGTACAATGACGTAAAGGGAATGAGCATGAAAGATAAGATGCTGCTCTATTTTGAAGCCGTGCCGCTTGTTCGAAATTTTACAGAGCTGGGGTGGCTGGTGACCGCATTTGTTGAGAGAAGGATGAAGGAAGTGATAAAAAGCGGGTTTCGATGA
- a CDS encoding WbqC family protein, with product MTRLAVMQPYFLPYLGYFQLVQAAERFVIYDDVQYSKQSWFNRNRFLIDGKTQYFTIPVKSDSDFLDVREREVAPDFRQKREGILSRLEYAYRKAPCFDSVFPFIREIFGCNENNLYRFIRFSFDRVCERLGIDTEIITSSDIQSAKGLGGKERLYEICNAMEASRYINLPGGQKLYNRKEFGKRGVELLFLMPELPVYEQFNHDFIPGLSILDVMMFNSTETIQEMLGQYRLI from the coding sequence ATGACCCGCCTTGCCGTAATGCAGCCATACTTCCTGCCTTACCTGGGCTATTTTCAGCTGGTGCAGGCTGCAGAACGCTTTGTGATCTACGATGATGTTCAATACTCAAAGCAATCCTGGTTCAACAGAAACAGATTCCTGATTGATGGCAAAACACAATATTTTACCATTCCTGTTAAATCCGACTCAGACTTTCTTGATGTACGGGAGCGGGAAGTTGCACCTGATTTTAGGCAAAAAAGGGAAGGCATACTGTCTCGGCTTGAGTATGCCTACCGAAAAGCACCCTGCTTTGATTCTGTATTTCCGTTTATTCGGGAGATCTTCGGCTGTAATGAAAATAATCTCTACCGGTTTATCAGATTTTCGTTCGATAGAGTTTGTGAACGCCTGGGTATTGATACAGAAATTATCACGTCGTCCGATATTCAGTCTGCAAAAGGGCTTGGCGGAAAAGAGCGGCTGTACGAAATTTGCAATGCCATGGAAGCGAGCCGGTATATCAATTTGCCCGGTGGCCAAAAACTGTACAACAGGAAGGAATTCGGCAAAAGGGGAGTGGAACTCTTGTTCCTGATGCCCGAATTGCCGGTCTACGAACAATTCAACCATGATTTTATTCCGGGATTATCCATCCTGGATGTCATGATGTTCAATTCAACAGAAACCATTCAGGAAATGCTTGGGCAGTACAGGTTAATCTGA
- a CDS encoding DegT/DnrJ/EryC1/StrS family aminotransferase gives MASMKKNTIQVTEPFLPPLEEYVEHLKSIWDRNRLTNDGPLVRELEQKLADRFEIDHVLLVSNGTIALQIAMQALELEGEIITTPFSYVATTSSIVWENCRPVFVDIDAETLNVDANKIEESITPLTTGIIATHVFGNPCDVETIEDISDRHGLKVIYDAAHCFGTTFKGTSIFARGDLSVTSFHATKIFQTVEGGAIFTNNPEMAARIELMRNFGHDGFGKFSGVGINGKNSEMHAAMGLCNLRYIDEVMEIRRNQCSYYSHVLDPVQDVGFQKIFRDSYVIPAYYPILFENEMQLLKVQNTLESAGISPRRYFYPSLNTLDYVSDAPAPVSEDIASRILCLPLYHTLTKENQDLIVAIIEKTLRSV, from the coding sequence ATGGCTTCAATGAAAAAAAATACCATACAAGTTACGGAACCATTTCTGCCGCCACTGGAGGAGTATGTAGAGCATTTAAAAAGCATCTGGGATAGAAACAGGCTGACAAATGACGGTCCACTGGTTCGTGAGCTTGAACAAAAACTCGCTGATCGATTTGAAATCGATCATGTATTGCTGGTAAGCAACGGGACCATAGCACTTCAGATAGCCATGCAGGCTCTTGAACTGGAAGGCGAGATCATTACAACGCCGTTTTCATACGTAGCAACCACAAGCAGCATTGTTTGGGAGAATTGCAGGCCGGTGTTCGTGGATATTGATGCGGAAACGCTGAATGTTGATGCGAATAAGATTGAGGAAAGCATCACACCTTTAACTACCGGAATCATTGCAACGCACGTATTTGGAAATCCGTGTGATGTTGAAACCATTGAGGATATTTCTGACAGACATGGCCTGAAGGTGATTTATGACGCTGCTCACTGCTTTGGAACTACCTTTAAAGGCACATCGATTTTTGCAAGGGGGGACCTGAGCGTAACCAGCTTCCACGCTACGAAGATTTTTCAAACCGTGGAAGGGGGCGCCATATTTACAAACAACCCGGAGATGGCTGCCCGAATTGAGCTGATGCGAAATTTTGGTCATGACGGATTCGGTAAATTCAGCGGAGTGGGTATTAATGGAAAGAATTCTGAAATGCACGCTGCAATGGGTTTGTGCAATCTGCGCTATATTGACGAAGTAATGGAGATACGCCGCAATCAGTGCAGCTATTACAGCCATGTACTGGATCCGGTGCAAGATGTAGGCTTCCAAAAAATTTTCCGGGATTCTTACGTGATACCGGCTTACTATCCGATACTTTTTGAGAATGAAATGCAGCTGCTTAAGGTTCAGAATACACTGGAGAGTGCAGGCATATCACCAAGAAGATATTTTTATCCGAGTCTTAATACGCTTGACTACGTTTCTGACGCCCCGGCTCCTGTTTCAGAAGATATTGCAAGCCGTATCCTTTGCCTTCCGCTCTATCATACACTCACAAAGGAGAATCAGGATCTGATCGTGGCCATCATTGAAAAAACCCTTCGCAGCGTATGA
- the gmd gene encoding GDP-mannose 4,6-dehydratase — MTSNKQKTALITGITGQDGSYLAELLLEKGYIVHGIKRRSSSFNTGRVDHMYTDPHFNGRPFYMHYGDMTDATNLIRLIQETQPDEIYNLAAQSHVQVSFDSPEYTADVDGLGAMRMLEAIRLLGMEKKTKFYQASTSELYGKVQEVPQSETTPFYPRSPYGVAKLYAFWIVVNYREAYDIYAVNGILFNHESPRRGETFVTRKITRAAARIAEGQQEKLFLGNLNAKRDWGHAKDYVKGMWLMMQQEEPDDFVLATGETHTVRKMCDLAFKHAGIEIEWKGEGVDEKGINKATGKVIVEVDPQYFRPTEVDLLIGDPAKAKEKLGWDFDYDFEALVKEMVESDLEEVRKSVKV, encoded by the coding sequence GTGACATCAAATAAGCAAAAAACAGCATTAATAACCGGAATCACAGGTCAGGACGGCTCCTACCTGGCTGAATTATTACTTGAAAAGGGATATATCGTTCACGGGATCAAGCGGCGGTCGAGCTCGTTCAACACGGGGCGGGTAGATCATATGTATACCGATCCGCATTTTAACGGGCGGCCGTTTTATATGCATTATGGCGATATGACCGATGCCACGAACCTGATCAGACTGATCCAGGAGACGCAGCCGGACGAAATTTATAACCTGGCCGCGCAGAGCCATGTGCAGGTTTCATTCGATTCGCCGGAGTACACGGCCGACGTGGACGGCCTCGGCGCGATGCGGATGCTGGAGGCGATCCGTCTGCTGGGCATGGAGAAAAAGACCAAATTTTACCAGGCATCCACATCTGAACTGTACGGAAAGGTGCAGGAGGTGCCGCAGAGCGAAACGACTCCGTTTTACCCGCGCTCTCCGTATGGTGTGGCCAAACTGTACGCCTTCTGGATCGTTGTGAACTACCGGGAAGCCTATGATATCTACGCTGTAAACGGGATTCTGTTTAACCATGAATCTCCTCGCAGAGGAGAGACGTTTGTAACGCGGAAAATTACCCGCGCGGCCGCGCGAATAGCGGAGGGTCAGCAGGAGAAACTGTTCCTGGGCAACCTGAACGCCAAGCGCGACTGGGGTCATGCCAAAGACTATGTGAAGGGCATGTGGCTGATGATGCAGCAGGAAGAGCCGGATGATTTTGTATTGGCTACCGGTGAGACTCACACCGTCCGTAAGATGTGCGATTTGGCTTTCAAACACGCAGGCATCGAGATTGAGTGGAAAGGCGAGGGCGTGGACGAAAAAGGAATCAACAAAGCCACTGGCAAGGTGATTGTGGAGGTGGATCCGCAATATTTCCGCCCAACCGAAGTGGATCTGCTTATCGGCGACCCCGCCAAGGCAAAAGAGAAGCTGGGCTGGGATTTTGATTACGACTTCGAAGCCCTGGTTAAGGAGATGGTAGAATCGGACCTCGAAGAGGTAAGGAAAAGTGTTAAAGTGTAA